One segment of Cynocephalus volans isolate mCynVol1 chromosome 8, mCynVol1.pri, whole genome shotgun sequence DNA contains the following:
- the S100A11 gene encoding protein S100-A11: MAKMSSPTETERCIESLIAVFQRFAGKDGNNFKLSKSEFRTFMNTELAAFTKNQKDPGVLDRMMKKLDLNSDGQLDFQEFLNLIGGLALACHDSFIKATPLVKHP; this comes from the exons gcaAAAATGTCCAGCCCTACAGAGACTGAGCGGTGCATCGAGTCCCTGATTGCTGTTTTCCAGAGGTTTGCTGGAAAGGATGGGAACAACTTCAAACTCTCCAAGTCGGAGTTCCGAACCTTCATGAATACAGAACTGGCTGCCTTCACAAAG AACCAGAAGGACCCCGGAGTCCTTGATCGCATGATGAAGAAACTGGACCTGAACTCTGACGGGCAGCTAGATTTCCAAGAATTTCTTAATCTTATTGGCGGCCTGGCCCTGGCTTGCCATGACTCCTTTATAAAGGCTACCCCTTTGGTCAAGCATCCCTGA